Proteins encoded together in one Streptomyces umbrinus window:
- a CDS encoding YceI family protein: MVGSWLGNRSNRTQRADRVAAVPMPDGAGVLSCRVLDPVNQPVPHAEFVVTDTSGRKVVGGGLDPFGSFTVTMPAGEYRLAVSAEGYAPFRANATVEENALASLGEVMLHVARPPALPRPGDWEIEPTHSTIGFTARHIGLAKVRGRFNTFAGVIRLAERAEHSAMHVVIDASSIDTNVKMRDDHLRSADFLDVDRFPTLEFYSDRFAHRGGNRWAVTGALSLHGVTRTVTLDTEYLGVGNGMEGEVRAACRASTELRRDDFTVSWQTMLARGIAVVGPSITVDLDVQIVPKG, from the coding sequence ATGGTCGGCAGCTGGCTGGGGAACCGTTCGAACCGAACGCAACGGGCGGATCGTGTCGCCGCGGTGCCGATGCCCGACGGGGCAGGAGTACTCAGCTGCCGGGTGCTGGATCCGGTCAACCAGCCGGTGCCGCATGCCGAGTTCGTGGTCACGGACACGTCGGGGCGAAAAGTGGTCGGCGGGGGGCTGGATCCGTTCGGGTCCTTCACGGTGACGATGCCGGCGGGCGAGTACCGGCTCGCGGTGTCGGCCGAGGGGTACGCGCCGTTCAGGGCGAACGCCACGGTGGAGGAGAACGCGCTGGCCTCGCTCGGCGAAGTGATGCTGCACGTCGCCCGGCCGCCCGCACTGCCCCGGCCGGGGGACTGGGAGATCGAGCCGACGCACTCCACGATCGGGTTCACCGCCAGGCACATCGGGCTGGCCAAGGTGCGGGGCAGGTTCAACACGTTCGCGGGGGTGATACGGCTGGCCGAGCGTGCGGAGCACTCGGCCATGCATGTGGTGATCGACGCGTCGTCCATCGACACGAACGTGAAGATGCGGGACGACCATCTGAGGTCCGCGGACTTTCTCGATGTCGACCGGTTTCCGACGCTGGAGTTCTACAGCGACCGGTTCGCGCACCGGGGTGGCAACCGGTGGGCGGTCACCGGGGCGCTGTCGCTGCACGGGGTGACGCGGACGGTCACGCTCGACACGGAGTATCTCGGCGTCGGCAACGGCATGGAGGGCGAGGTGCGGGCGGCCTGCCGGGCCAGCACCGAACTGCGCCGCGACGACTTCACGGTGAGCTGGCAGACGATGCTCGCCCGGGGGATCGCCGTGGTCGGCCCGAGCATCACGGTCGATCTGGACGTACAGATCGTGCCCAAGGGCTGA
- a CDS encoding ComEA family DNA-binding protein has translation MALRSPSRTATATSGPGRGPVSDSRMRHRRHRHRGHRGRSRRREASAEALRLRAETLFAERTRVRGELRHGPPVVSGREEWSRGGGGVVAGVETDARAGGRGRAGAEFEAGSEGETGSGVAAGSGAGAGAVWRERTGLAVRERMPLWLQSRCGLERRSVVALTVVLVVAAVFAAQHFWSGRTQPVRAPEVVRAAGSYGGEGEGGQEAAAGSSAAARDPVGVAGTAGAASVGAGAGAVIVVDVSGKVREPGIQRLPAGSRVADALRAAGGVRPGTDTEGLNRARLLVDGEQVFVGAPPAVAGPGVAGGPGAVGSGGAGAGAAAAPVGLNTATLEQLDTLPGVGPVLAQHIIDYRTQHGGFRSVDELREVNGIGDRRFADLQNLVRP, from the coding sequence ATGGCACTTCGATCACCTTCACGGACAGCGACAGCAACCAGCGGGCCGGGACGGGGCCCGGTCTCCGACAGCCGCATGCGACACCGCCGTCATCGCCATCGCGGCCATCGCGGCAGGTCCCGGCGCCGAGAGGCCTCCGCGGAGGCGCTGCGCCTGCGCGCGGAGACACTCTTCGCCGAACGGACGAGAGTGCGCGGGGAGTTGAGGCACGGTCCGCCGGTGGTGTCGGGGCGGGAGGAGTGGAGCCGTGGCGGCGGTGGTGTAGTCGCCGGTGTTGAGACCGATGCACGGGCGGGGGGCCGGGGACGGGCGGGGGCCGAGTTCGAGGCTGGCTCTGAAGGCGAGACTGGGTCTGGGGTTGCGGCCGGGTCTGGGGCTGGAGCTGGGGCCGTGTGGCGGGAGCGGACCGGGCTTGCCGTCAGGGAGCGGATGCCCTTGTGGCTGCAGTCCAGGTGCGGGCTGGAGCGGAGGAGCGTGGTCGCGCTCACGGTGGTTCTCGTGGTCGCGGCGGTCTTCGCCGCGCAGCACTTCTGGTCGGGGCGCACCCAGCCGGTGCGGGCACCTGAAGTGGTGCGGGCCGCGGGTTCGTACGGGGGAGAGGGTGAGGGCGGGCAGGAGGCGGCGGCGGGATCGTCCGCTGCCGCGCGGGATCCTGTGGGCGTGGCCGGTACGGCTGGTGCGGCCAGTGTCGGTGCTGGCGCTGGTGCCGTCATCGTGGTCGATGTCAGCGGCAAGGTGCGGGAGCCGGGTATTCAGCGGTTGCCGGCCGGTTCTCGGGTGGCCGATGCCCTCCGGGCGGCCGGCGGGGTGCGTCCCGGCACGGACACCGAGGGACTCAACCGGGCGCGGCTGCTCGTGGACGGTGAGCAGGTGTTCGTCGGAGCGCCTCCGGCTGTCGCCGGGCCGGGTGTGGCGGGAGGTCCGGGTGCCGTGGGCTCCGGCGGAGCCGGCGCGGGGGCTGCCGCCGCTCCGGTCGGCCTCAACACGGCCACGCTGGAACAACTGGACACCTTGCCCGGTGTCGGTCCCGTACTCGCCCAGCACATCATCGACTACCGCACTCAGCACGGCGGCTTCCGCTCGGTCGACGAACTCCGTGAGGTGAACGGAATCGGCGACCGCCGTTTCGCCGATCTGCAGAATCTCGTACGGCCATGA
- a CDS encoding ComEC/Rec2 family competence protein, with protein MHATSGNPLGAAHPRQEAPTDLRLVPPALAAWATAALALDAPPGWVTGVVIVCVVVAGGLLATSRSRASGEPRPHHRPEPEPEPEPEPEPEPEPEPEPEPEPERGGVPQGSSRRGRWRSWPKVSVAAVLLCVAAAAASGGLHGADLRRGPVPELARQYAQATAEVEVTSDPRLTRPRIKGNHAAPTAILLNAEVRQVEKLDGTVVETRTPVLLIVDAGARVARERQGSPWLSLLPSTRLRVTARVVPPLGGGDRIAAVLRVRGSGPPRVVGQPSDTQRFAGELRGGLRAATDGLESDARALLPGLVVGDTSRITPELDEAFKATDLTHILAVSGANFTILLALLIGPPGRAQQAERRGLAPRLGIPLRATALAGGALTLGFVIVCRPDPSVLRAAACGSIALLAIATGRRRSLIPALATAVLLLALYDPWLARSYGFLLSVLATGALLTLAPRWSSALRRRGVPPRLAEALAAAGAAQAVCAPVVAVLSARVSLVAVPCNLLVEFAVAPATVLGFATLATAPWAMPVAKALAWCASWPAGWIADIARAGAALPGGGVDWPGSWTGALLLALVIAVVVLVGRRLLRHPWLSAACGVLLLLVMVQPPPLTRVITGWPPPGWRFAMCDVGQGDAMVLAAGDGTGVVVDAGPDPMLADRCLRALGITRIPLVVLTHFHADHVAGLPGVLRGRSVGAIETTGFEEPLDQAESVHRQAAARRIPVTRAVAGERRRTGALDWQVLWPPPERAPRPEGPNDASVTLLVRSAGLTLLMLGDLEPPAQQALLRSPAGAGLGNVDVLKVAHHGSAYQDPDLIRRVSPRLALISCGADNPYGHPAPSTVAALRAGGAGVLRTDEDGAVAVAGGGERLLVAGD; from the coding sequence GTGCACGCCACGTCCGGCAATCCGCTCGGTGCAGCCCATCCCCGCCAAGAGGCGCCGACGGATCTGCGGTTGGTGCCGCCGGCACTGGCGGCGTGGGCGACGGCAGCGTTGGCGCTGGACGCGCCGCCGGGTTGGGTCACCGGTGTGGTGATCGTCTGCGTCGTCGTGGCCGGTGGGTTGTTGGCCACCAGCCGAAGCCGCGCGAGCGGTGAGCCGCGGCCGCATCATCGGCCGGAGCCGGAGCCGGAGCCGGAGCCGGAGCCGGAGCCGGAGCCGGAGCCGGAGCCGGAGCCGGAGCCGGAGCCGGAGCGAGGCGGTGTGCCGCAGGGCAGTTCGCGGCGAGGTCGATGGCGTTCGTGGCCGAAGGTCTCCGTTGCCGCCGTGTTGCTCTGTGTCGCGGCGGCGGCCGCCTCGGGTGGTCTGCACGGCGCGGATCTGCGGCGTGGCCCTGTCCCCGAGCTGGCGCGGCAGTACGCCCAGGCGACCGCAGAGGTGGAGGTCACCTCGGATCCACGGCTGACGCGTCCGCGGATCAAGGGCAATCACGCGGCTCCGACCGCCATCCTGCTCAACGCTGAGGTCAGGCAGGTCGAGAAGCTGGACGGGACGGTGGTGGAAACCCGAACGCCGGTGCTGCTGATCGTGGACGCGGGTGCGCGGGTGGCCCGTGAGCGACAGGGATCGCCCTGGCTCTCCCTCCTGCCCTCCACGAGGCTGCGTGTGACGGCACGGGTCGTGCCCCCGCTCGGAGGCGGTGACCGGATCGCGGCGGTGCTGCGTGTCCGCGGCAGCGGCCCGCCCCGAGTGGTCGGGCAGCCGTCCGACACACAGCGGTTCGCCGGAGAGCTGCGAGGCGGGCTGCGGGCGGCGACCGACGGGCTGGAGTCGGACGCCCGGGCGCTGTTGCCGGGCTTGGTGGTGGGGGACACCTCACGGATCACGCCGGAGCTGGACGAGGCGTTCAAGGCGACGGATCTCACCCACATCCTTGCGGTGAGCGGCGCCAACTTCACGATCCTGCTGGCCCTGCTCATCGGGCCACCCGGTCGCGCCCAGCAGGCGGAGCGCCGAGGACTGGCACCGCGCCTCGGCATCCCCCTGCGGGCGACCGCCCTGGCCGGCGGAGCGCTCACGCTCGGATTCGTCATCGTGTGCCGGCCGGACCCGAGCGTGCTGCGGGCCGCGGCCTGCGGATCGATCGCGCTGCTGGCCATCGCGACCGGCCGCCGCCGATCACTGATCCCGGCGCTGGCCACGGCGGTTCTGCTGCTGGCGCTGTACGACCCCTGGCTGGCGCGGAGTTATGGGTTCCTGCTCTCCGTGCTCGCCACCGGCGCCCTGCTCACGCTGGCCCCGAGATGGAGTTCCGCGCTGCGGAGGCGCGGGGTGCCGCCCCGGCTGGCCGAGGCGTTGGCGGCCGCGGGGGCCGCGCAGGCGGTGTGTGCGCCGGTGGTCGCCGTTCTCTCGGCCCGGGTGAGCCTGGTGGCGGTGCCGTGCAATCTGCTGGTGGAGTTCGCGGTCGCGCCGGCCACCGTGCTGGGCTTCGCGACCCTGGCCACGGCTCCCTGGGCGATGCCCGTCGCCAAGGCACTGGCGTGGTGCGCGAGTTGGCCCGCGGGATGGATCGCGGACATCGCCCGCGCGGGGGCCGCGCTGCCGGGCGGAGGAGTGGACTGGCCGGGCAGTTGGACAGGCGCCCTGCTGCTGGCCCTGGTGATCGCCGTTGTGGTGCTGGTCGGCCGCAGACTCCTGAGACACCCCTGGCTCAGCGCGGCCTGCGGAGTGCTGCTCCTGCTGGTGATGGTGCAGCCGCCTCCTCTCACCCGGGTGATCACGGGGTGGCCGCCGCCCGGCTGGCGGTTCGCGATGTGTGACGTGGGACAGGGCGACGCGATGGTGCTCGCGGCGGGCGACGGTACCGGTGTCGTGGTCGACGCGGGACCGGACCCGATGCTGGCCGACCGGTGCCTGCGAGCGCTCGGCATCACACGGATCCCGCTCGTCGTGCTGACCCACTTCCACGCGGACCATGTCGCCGGGCTGCCGGGCGTGCTGCGCGGGCGATCGGTGGGCGCGATCGAGACGACGGGCTTCGAAGAGCCGCTGGACCAGGCGGAGTCCGTCCACCGGCAGGCGGCGGCCCGGCGGATCCCGGTGACGCGGGCGGTGGCGGGGGAGCGGCGTCGCACGGGTGCGCTCGACTGGCAGGTCCTGTGGCCGCCACCGGAGCGGGCCCCGCGACCCGAGGGCCCGAACGACGCGAGCGTCACCCTGCTCGTACGGTCGGCGGGCCTGACGCTGCTGATGCTCGGAGACCTCGAACCACCAGCGCAACAGGCACTGCTGAGATCACCGGCGGGCGCCGGCCTGGGAAACGTGGACGTGCTCAAGGTCGCCCACCACGGGTCGGCCTATCAGGATCCGGACCTCATACGCCGGGTGTCGCCGCGCCTGGCCCTGATCTCCTGCGGTGCCGACAATCCGTACGGGCACCCGGCGCCGAGCACGGTGGCGGCGCTGCGGGCCGGGGGTGCGGGGGTGCTGCGTACGGACGAGGACGGGGCGGTCGCCGTGGCAGGAGGCGGTGAGCGCCTGCTGGTGGCGGGAGACTGA
- a CDS encoding arylamine N-acetyltransferase family protein translates to MKPAQADAYLRRIGAAHPAWPTADVLRELQLRHLMTVPFENLSIHLGEEIVLEEEWLLDKLVGSRRGGFCYELNGAFGMLLGALGFDVTLLAARVYGEEGRLGVPFDHLALRVRTVDGGDWLVDVGFGANSHYPLAYGERGEQTDPGGTFRVIVAGADPAGVRGNDRRFGDLDVVRDGRSQYRLETRPRVLGDCLAGAWWHSTSPASHFTQSLVCSRLTEDGGRITLSGRTLTVTDPDGGKEGSDLATDEEVLKAYRERFGIELERVPVVRKGQS, encoded by the coding sequence ATGAAACCCGCACAGGCTGATGCCTACCTCCGCCGTATCGGCGCCGCCCACCCCGCCTGGCCCACCGCCGACGTACTGCGTGAGCTCCAGTTGCGACACCTGATGACGGTGCCGTTCGAGAACCTGTCGATCCATCTCGGCGAGGAGATCGTGCTGGAGGAGGAGTGGCTGCTGGACAAACTGGTGGGTTCCCGGAGGGGCGGTTTCTGTTACGAACTGAACGGGGCGTTCGGGATGTTGCTCGGGGCACTGGGCTTCGATGTGACCTTGCTCGCGGCGCGCGTGTACGGGGAGGAGGGGCGACTGGGGGTTCCGTTCGACCATCTCGCGCTGCGGGTGCGGACGGTGGACGGCGGCGACTGGCTCGTCGACGTCGGTTTCGGGGCGAACAGCCACTATCCGCTGGCGTACGGGGAGCGGGGCGAGCAGACGGATCCGGGCGGCACGTTCCGGGTGATCGTGGCCGGGGCGGATCCGGCGGGGGTGCGAGGGAACGACAGGCGGTTCGGGGACCTGGACGTCGTGCGGGACGGCAGGTCGCAGTACCGGCTGGAGACCCGGCCGCGGGTGCTCGGGGACTGCCTGGCCGGGGCCTGGTGGCACAGCACCTCGCCGGCCTCGCACTTCACGCAGTCGCTCGTCTGCTCGCGGCTCACCGAGGACGGTGGGCGCATCACGCTCAGCGGACGCACGCTCACGGTCACGGACCCCGACGGAGGGAAGGAGGGGTCGGATCTGGCCACGGACGAGGAGGTGTTGAAGGCGTATCGGGAACGGTTCGGGATCGAGCTGGAACGCGTCCCGGTTGTCAGGAAAGGCCAATCCTGA
- the rpsT gene encoding 30S ribosomal protein S20 — protein sequence MANIKSQIKRIKTNEKARLRNKAVKSSLKTAIRKAREAAAAGDVEKATEAAREASRKLDKAVSKGVIHKNQAANKKSALASKVSTLKG from the coding sequence GTGGCGAACATCAAGTCCCAGATCAAGCGGATCAAGACCAACGAGAAGGCTCGGCTGCGCAACAAGGCCGTCAAGTCTTCGCTGAAGACCGCGATCCGCAAGGCCCGTGAGGCTGCTGCCGCGGGTGACGTCGAGAAGGCCACGGAGGCCGCGCGCGAGGCTTCGCGCAAGCTGGACAAGGCTGTCTCGAAGGGCGTCATCCACAAGAACCAGGCCGCCAACAAGAAGTCGGCGCTTGCTTCCAAGGTCTCCACCCTCAAGGGCTGA
- the holA gene encoding DNA polymerase III subunit delta, translating into MARNSAQDNPLTPVTIAVGQEDLLLDRAVREVVVAARAADADTDVRDLTSDQLQPGTLAELTSPSLFAERKVVVVRNAQDLSADTIKDVKAYLGAPAEEITLVLLHAGAAKGKGLLDAARKAGAREVACPKMTKPADRLAFVRSEFRALGRSATPEACQALVDSIGSDLRELASAVTQLVSDIEGTIDEAVVGRYYTGRAEASSFTVADRAVEGRAAEALEALRWSLSTGVAPVMITSALAQGVRAIGKLSSARGGRPADLARELGMPPWKIDRVRQQMRGWTPDGVSVALRAVAEADAGVKGGGDDPEYALEKAVVAIARAARARRG; encoded by the coding sequence ATGGCAAGGAACTCTGCACAGGACAACCCGCTCACCCCCGTCACGATCGCCGTCGGGCAGGAGGACCTCCTGCTCGACCGCGCCGTGCGGGAGGTGGTGGTCGCCGCGCGGGCCGCCGACGCGGACACGGATGTACGGGACCTCACGTCGGACCAGTTGCAGCCGGGCACGCTCGCCGAGCTGACCAGTCCGTCGCTCTTCGCGGAGCGCAAGGTCGTCGTGGTGCGTAACGCCCAGGATCTGTCGGCCGACACGATCAAGGACGTGAAGGCGTATCTGGGCGCCCCCGCCGAGGAGATCACGCTCGTGCTGTTGCACGCGGGTGCGGCCAAGGGCAAGGGGCTGCTCGATGCCGCGCGCAAGGCGGGTGCGCGTGAGGTCGCCTGCCCCAAGATGACGAAGCCGGCGGATCGGCTGGCCTTCGTGCGGAGCGAGTTCCGGGCGCTGGGGCGGTCCGCCACGCCTGAGGCCTGCCAGGCCCTTGTCGACTCCATCGGGAGTGATCTGCGGGAGCTGGCGTCCGCCGTGACGCAGCTTGTCTCGGACATCGAGGGGACGATCGACGAGGCCGTTGTCGGGCGGTACTACACGGGTCGGGCCGAGGCCTCCAGCTTCACGGTGGCCGATCGGGCGGTCGAGGGGCGGGCGGCTGAGGCGTTGGAGGCTCTGCGGTGGTCTCTGTCGACCGGGGTCGCGCCTGTGATGATCACTAGTGCGTTGGCGCAGGGGGTGCGGGCGATCGGGAAGCTGTCGTCCGCTCGTGGGGGGCGGCCTGCGGATCTTGCTCGGGAGCTGGGGATGCCGCCGTGGAAGATCGATCGGGTTCGGCAGCAGATGCGGGGGTGGACTCCGGATGGGGTTTCCGTTGCGCTTCGGGCTGTCGCGGAGGCCGATGCCGGTGTGAAGGGTGGGGGTGACGATCCCGAGTACGCCCTCGAGAAGGCCGTCGTCGCCATTGCCCGGGCGGCCCGCGCCCGCCGCGGCTAG
- a CDS encoding DegV family protein — translation MSRHVAIVTDSTAYLPPRTMERHGITAVPLTVVLGDQALEEGTEISARSLAQALQKRRSVTTSRPSPEVFAETYRRVAESGATGIVSLHLSAEFSGTYDAAVLAAREASVPVRVVDTGMVAMALGFCALAAAESAEAGGTVDEAVTAAEKRAAGTYAYFYVDTLDYLRRGGRIGAAQALLGSALAVKPLLQLDGGRIELLEKVRTAGKAIARLEEIVAERAGSAQVDIAVHHLAAPERAAALAERLRVRVPGLADLHVSEVGAVIGAHTGPGLLGAVVSPR, via the coding sequence ATGTCCCGCCATGTCGCGATCGTCACCGATTCAACGGCCTACCTGCCGCCACGGACGATGGAGCGCCACGGCATCACCGCGGTGCCCCTGACCGTGGTCCTCGGCGACCAGGCACTCGAAGAGGGCACCGAGATCTCGGCCCGTTCACTGGCCCAGGCGCTGCAGAAGCGACGGTCCGTCACCACCTCCCGGCCCAGCCCCGAGGTGTTCGCCGAGACCTACCGCAGGGTCGCTGAGTCCGGCGCGACCGGCATCGTCTCGCTGCACCTGTCAGCCGAGTTCTCGGGAACGTACGACGCCGCTGTCCTCGCCGCGCGCGAGGCGTCGGTGCCGGTGCGGGTGGTGGACACAGGGATGGTCGCCATGGCCCTCGGCTTCTGCGCACTGGCCGCGGCCGAGTCCGCCGAGGCGGGCGGCACGGTCGACGAGGCGGTCACCGCGGCGGAGAAACGGGCCGCGGGCACGTACGCGTACTTCTACGTGGACACCCTCGACTATCTGCGGCGGGGCGGCCGGATCGGGGCGGCGCAGGCGCTGCTCGGGTCGGCGCTGGCCGTGAAACCGCTGCTGCAACTGGACGGCGGGCGCATCGAGCTCCTGGAAAAGGTGCGGACCGCGGGCAAGGCGATCGCCCGCCTGGAGGAGATTGTGGCCGAGCGGGCTGGCAGTGCGCAGGTCGACATCGCGGTCCACCATCTCGCCGCGCCCGAGCGGGCGGCGGCGCTCGCGGAGCGGCTGCGGGTTCGGGTGCCGGGGCTGGCCGATCTGCATGTGAGCGAGGTCGGGGCGGTCATCGGGGCACACACCGGGCCCGGGCTGCTCGGGGCGGTCGTTTCTCCTCGGTGA